AGGAAGCCGTCGCCAGTCACTTGTTACGTAATCACCAGGGGTTGATCCCCTTGTGGTCTCACGCGTCACTGACACCTTTCAGAACAGGTTGTGAGCATTAAGGAGGGATTTCCACATTCCTCAGATCTTAAATAACACCTTTACCTCTCTTTCACTTTAGTCACTCAGGGATTTGGATTTGTAAATGTTTGCATTTGAAGGAAACAAAAAGGCTATGTATTTAAAAACTCACCTGTTGGAGCTCCTCCTTGTGTGCCTGGACCTCCTTCTGGGCCAGATCCAACTGGTTCTGACAATCGGACAGCTGCAGCTTCAGCTGAGCACAGAGAGGAACAAGGAAATAGCTTCAGTGTCGTAAAAAGTAATGATATCCCACTGAACGTTTTCACATGTATCTCaatgcaaacacaaactttaatgtaatttgtttggattttgtttgatagaccaaaataaagtaacatttagctgtgaagtggaagtaaataaagaaatagagAAGAGAAGGGTGGcctgcatttgtgttcagtttctttACACAGATTTGCCTGAATAAAATCCGGGTAAACTAATTGCTTTCAAAAGTCACCTTCTAAaaagagtccagctgtgtgtatttaatctcagtatacatCCAGCTGTTCTGCGAAGGTCTCAACCTTGAAACCTCAACGAGAAcgttggtgaacaaacagcatcatgaagacagatTTATCTGTGGGTTTTGCCAgtaacttaaaaataaacaaaaaaacaaaacgaaaTGAAAACCAAAGTGAACAAATACCCAAGTTGTGATGTGGGAatcagatattttatttttcagaattttacatttttatcttttagctAATGGAGTAAGAATAAGACCAGAAACCAGAACGGTTCTCATATCAAAGcatttttatgtgttagaatggtccagtcaaagttcagacctataTCAAACGAAGAATTAGTGAAAAATTATGTTCACAGAAgccctccatccaatctgactgagctcgagatattttgcaaagaacaatgtGCGTCTCTAAACATACGAAACTGGTTAAGACATGCGCCATACAGAAGCAAAAAAGTGGGTTTTCAGACTTGGGtgtaaaaatagtttaaaaaaaaaatttttttgcatttactttttaattctgctctactttgtgttggtctatcgaATTAAACCCCAGGAAAATAGGCATAATTTTgtgttgtaaagtgacaaaattctCAACAGTtgaaggggtgtgaatagttttgcaaagcGCTGTTTATGTGACTTAATAGAAAACAAGACAGCTTGTATTTATTGTGTACCTGCTCCACGTCTTCTGAGGTCATTGGGTTGTCTGATTGTTTCTCAAGCTGAGCTTCAAGAAGCATAATTTGTTCCTTCAACTGcagaaattaaaacacacacacaacatttaatatttttagacTAAAATTACCTCAAAAGGTGATTTATAGTAGGAAAACTAACCTGTTCTACACTTTGGCTTTCTGCTTCAAGCTTGCTGACTTTCTGCAAAGCCTGTCAGGCCAGGGTCACAAAAGGGAATATTTATGTCTGGAACAGGATGAGTCTGAACAGGACAAACAAAGACCAGGCATCAACATACCTCCTTCAACTGTTCCTCTGAGTTTCCCATCTTTGACTTCCAAACCAACTCCTCCTCTTCTACACTTTGCTGCAGATGTTTCAGCATTGCTTCCTGCATGACAATTCAACAAATAGTATTTATGTAATCTAGAGAGCTTCTTGAGAGTACCGGTCcatgctattttattttatttacttacagTTTCAGCCAGGACAGTCCTGTACTGGTCACAGTCCGCCTGCAGGGAACTATAGTTTGCCTCTGATTCCTTCAGTTTCTcctgcaacaacaacaaacacaacCAAACCTACTTCTAGAAACATTTTCatcaacttttcttttttttcaaataaatataaagaaaatgctGCTTACTGCCGATGCTGTGTCTTGACTCTGCTGGCTCAGTACCTCCTGAGCTTTCTGTGTAAATACCTTTAACCAGTTGGactaaaagaagataaaaacagACAGATCATCCCTGTACAGTTCTTTCCTCGCACAGCAGGGAGTGCATCAGTCAGTGATCTCCATTTCTTACCTGCTTTGTTTCTACTGGTATCTGTGGGAAGAGCGACTGAAGAGTTTCTTTGGTTTCACTTTGAAGAGCTGCCAGTTGAGCCGCCGCATTCTGCAACAGCAGTGGAAGATCAGTTCTGGTCACAAATAGCAACTGATAAAGTCACGCAGCTCATAAAAATGAAGACTTACAGCATCTGTAGCTGCTTTTGCTTCCCTCAGCTCTTCTTGTAGTGATGCAACGAGGGACTCCGTCTCAGACAGACTGACGAGAAGCAAAGCTGATTTTGAGCTAAGAAATTTCTCATTTTTCCAGACTCCAAAGATTGTGGACATTTGGGTAGAAAGCATCttacaaactgaattttcatgAAACAACACAACTCTTAAGTTGGCTTCTGATTTAGCGATGTGGCGAGGGTTCCTACATGATTTTAATGTCCAAGCTCCATACTTCTTCAGGCTAAAACGTCCTTATTTCTTAGTTCTATTCAGCCAAGTTTATAAGCAGAAATACAACAATTCACTGTACATTTATGGCTCCTGCAGTGGTCAAGCATGAATGGACCCACAAATGCAACTTATTGGAGTATTTGATAATAGGAATAAACTTCGCAAATACTGATATTTTCCATATTCATGTACATTCCTGCACATGTATTTAACTGAAGAGtttatatttaatttcagtTATTCATAATATAACCTATAACTTGCATACAACTTATTTTATAGCATAAGCAAACTAAATGTGACTATCAATTTAAGTAGGTGTTTCTGGGCCGTTGCACCTAAATAAAGTGGCAACAAGTAGCTGGTAGAAGATCACGTAACAAGAACATGTTGACTTTATTTGACCAAGCATACAAAAAGCCAGTTTCAGGATTAAAGTTCTTTAGCAGAGAAGGCTAAAGGTTTGACAAAAGATTCCTTTTGACAGATCTTATTGCTTCCCAGCGCCATGGGGTTTGTAGTTTTTTCAACTGAACTGCTCAGCCAGAACTACATATTAAAGACGAAATGAAAGCCACCGAcgtatttgttaaataaaaacctaaaagccAATGCATAAAGCAATGAGTGACCTAATGTGCACATTTAAGACATTCGAGAGCTGTTCTGAAAATTAGGGCGTATTTAGGACGTTTTAAGGCCCAATGTGAGACCGATTAAATGTAGGATTTTTATGACTTCTTAAGACCCAGAAGCAAATCTGTAAAACCCTTATCTAGAGTCATCTCAATGTTTATGGGACAAAAAGAATTGTAAATTGTTCCTTTTTGTCCTATTTTTAGTGAggtttttcagcagattttctccTGCAGCACCGATGCAACTTTTATCACTCTGAATAATTAGGAGCGCAGTAAAACAATGGCTGTATGTTACCTGTTCTGCAGTTGCGCGAGCTCTGCTGAACTGTCCGActgtcaaaacagaaaaaacatgaGAAACTGGTTCAGTGACACAGCTTTGGCCACAGAATCATTTACAAAGTAAAACATACTTTTAAGTTTTTAACTTGCACCATCTCCTCTTTGAGGTTCTTGAGTTCTTCCTGAAGCGACGAGACGAGGGTGGCATCCTCGCTAAATGCAACCGTAAATGAAAAGTATCGGTTAGTGTGAGTGCAGCCTGCAGGATCTGAGAGATTCATAAGAACTGCCTTACCTCTTATTTTTTTGCTTGAGTTCAGAAATTGTGTTTTCCTATTGGAACAGATTCTTATTGTTAGCGTCAGAAACAACAATAGCTATACACAAGCAGTGATGCTACAGGACAGTGGACTTAATATTAAATGATTCAAACACTCACAGCAGCTTCCTGCTTTATCTGCAGCTGCTTCACCTCCTCGTGAAGTGCACTCAACTGGCGGTCCTTTTCCTGAAGGCTGTaaaaaggaaatggtaaaaaataaatctttaaaataatcaCCTTTATATTTGATgctagcaaaacaaaaaagatgatGCACTTACCTCAGCTTTAGATGTTCCAGTTCTGCTGGATCCGCCTGCTGAAGCAGAAATGATAGATATCAATCAGCTTTTCGCCCAAACAAAAgtcaaactaaacatttttgaagCAAAAATTGCCTACCTGTTTTCTGTCGTCATCCTGCTTGTTCTGACTTGCGTCCAACAGCGAGTTGATGGAGACTACCTGCTGTGTAAGCTGGTTCTTCTCTACTTGTGTCTCCTCCAGCTGGACAGTGAGAGTGTCCACCTGAGCAGACCGCTCCTTGACTTCAGCCTCCAATCTCTCTATGCGTACTTGATACCCTGCATGGACAACATGTAATTAAATCCAGATTGTTATACTCTACAGTGTAGCAGAAGAAAGACCAAGAACACAATGCTGCTTTGCCATTCTCTGACCTGAAAGTGCGCCACTGTCCTGCTGGGTCTGCTCCAGAGTGGCCTGCAGGCTGCCGTTTCTGCTTTGTGTTGTCCTGAGctcctcagacacctcctccagtctCTTCTGCAACGCCTGCTCACTTTCTGCCCGGCTTTCCTAAAGGGTTTTAGTTAAAATGCATCAGACAGCAGGGGGCAGCAAAGATTTACCACAATACTGAATCCTTTGTGTTAACAGAAAAGTGGAATAAGTTTGGCAGGCAGTTGTGGACATTTTAACACTGTTGAGGCATTTCTTTTTGCGCAGAAAGTCCACTGAACTTAAGGAGGTGTAATGCTGTGTAACACAAACATGAAACAGCTGTGATGGTGTGCAAGTTAATGATTAAACCACGGGGCCTGTCAGTTGTGCTAAGTCCCTACAAATAGCCAGTAATAGACGAAGAGACGGTAAAGACAGGTTGCAAATTAACCTTTTTTTGAGGCACGTGGTTTGAATTAAAACCAGGTAGAGAACAAACATTACAGCAGGGTTACAGTATACACATGCACTTTTTAATACTATaaactcaaaacattttattttttaattcaaacatatatgatcattttatttatttattttgcaaacagtAAAGTGTAACAATAGATTTTCTGATgggcaccaaaatacatttccTGGGGTTCTGATAATTCCATGACTGTAAAATACTAAATGTCTCcaaaacatttttcgttttaaaGCATCCTATGATGAGGGGGGGTCCAACGTGTGACCCAGGGGCCCTTTGTGAccctctgaatgtttttttacagtCCAAAACTACAATTCAAGAACGAGTACATTTTAAACCACTAGCAAAGACAGAcactttttttaatcttttagggtgaattaaaaaatgtttttaaaaagatggAGACAGATTAAAAGATTGTTAAAATGGAAATGTCGGATACAACACAAACTATTTGtcttttacttttcatttcaTAGCAAGGAGCACACACACGCCTAGTGACTCATTCAGACGTAGACCAATTATTAAAGTTTGCTTAACAAAGCAAATGTTTGACCTTTATATCCTGTTGTTGTTGCTGAGAATAAACAGTAAAAAGTTGTAGACCAAGAAAACGATGAGGTCAAAAACTTTATAATATGAAATGCCTTTTTTTTGACAgaatactttgttttattaaaactattaatagtttattgttgagcagaACATTGTTGCATTTTTATTGTGTCCTGCATACTTTAAACTTAAGGATTTTGGTTCACATAGCAAAAGGTTTGGACCGCACGGCTTTAAATAGTCCAATCAGCCTTCAAACAAGTtaggatgtttttttaaaatcatctaCAGTTTTATTGATATACTTATTTGCATTTATCttactttatttatatttataatttttattgtacAATTGCTTGTATTTCTACAGATGTGCATTTTATTggtttcagaaatatttatccATTTCTTTGTCCATTGTCAGGGGGTTTTGCTGTTTGCTTGTCTTTATACACAATTCTTCACAGCAATCCCTTTGATATTTGGTCTACATTgacaaactgaaacatttaaacttcTCTTTGCTATAGTTTTTCTCCGTTTCATCAGTGTTTTGGTTTTGGCACAGTGAGGGGTCTGTTCTTGTAAAGTACTTTGCGTGGCACACAGTTATATAAAGGGTCCGATACAAATATTGAGTAAAGATGACCAGATTCTAAATCTTTCCTGCATTTTTCTTGCAGTTGAGTTATTACACAGCTATGCTGATTCCTAATCCCTGCAGTAACCCATTCCCAGAACATGAGAAGGTCAGGGAATAGGTAGGAAAAGTCTTACATTTCGTTTCGCTCAATAACCAAGTGGCTGCTGAAACACGGCACTGGGGTTTAACAGAAAACGGCAAGACAAAAAAATCTGCCTCCACGTGGAAACTTGAGTACGTCTCGTGTATATATAATGAAAATGTGCCGTTCCCACAGGCCGGACCAACCTGCAGCAGTGagagctgcttctctgcagcagAGAGCTTGGACTCCAGCACTTTCCTCACTTGCTCATCAGCAAGCAGACTTTCAGTCTTCTCTCCCAGCTCTTTGGTTAACTTTGCACATTCCTGACGCAGCTTGGCCAGTTCTGCATTTTGTCTGTAAGCagaatgacaaaaaagaaagtaGTTTAAAAAACGTTCAAAACCAAAATTTCACAAAGTTGATACTTAGTCTGTACTTAAATATTGTTATAAACTCACTTGCTCTCAGCTTGACTAGTTGCCTGGTTTAGAGCATCGCGGAGGATTGAATTTTCCTGTTGTAGACGAGCAAGTTGGGCATTAGGGCCTTTTTCCAGCTGGTCCTGCAGGCTCAGGATCTGCAGTTTAAGGTTTACATATTAACTACACTGTAGAAGCACTGAAAAAGCCATCTCAACTTAAGATACAAGTTATTTTGAGTAGATAAGGATCCCAAGATCAAGTTCTGACAAAATAAATCGTAGTATTAATGGAACTAACCTTTGCATTGAGCCTCTGGGTCTGGGCTACATGGTCCTGGTAACTGGCTTGCATGCGGGCTTGCAGAGCAATCATTTCTTGTTCCCTCTTGCTCAGCTGAGAACTCAGCCGCGTCTCCACGCTGGCAACCTTGGACTTCTCTACCGAAAGCTCCTGATTAATGCAAAATACAGTCAGACCCATCCAGGTTTACTTCGTGCCTCTGTAGCTGCAGAGTCACTTCAGGGTGAAGAAAAGCAACCATCACTGCTTTAATTGCATCATTTTTATTGGAGTCTCTGGCCTAgtaatataattattattaaacacccagtttataaaataaatgtgattctGAGAAAAGCCGTGAAAATGCTGTtaagtttttaattaaaagtatAGTGACCTTAAAAGCTCTGAGTAGCAGGATGGATTCTGACTTTAATACAAGGATTTTTATGGATTTGCTCTTTTAAGAAATGCGGATTTAATCATCAAGTTATCTTGTGTGCTTTCCTCTAGCTCCACCTTCAGGACAAAAAGTAACTAGACTCTGAAGGCCGAGAAATTATAGCTGTTAACCTTCATCAAAAAGGCTGAACAGAATTTACactaaagtttaaaacaaaactgtttaacATAATccaattgcttttatttaatccACAAACTAAATGTATACTACGTTGGCTGTGTTGATGCAACTAGAATAAAATGTGGCCAGGTTGGGTACTTTAAGGTATGTAGTTATTTCATGTACTGTAAATCTACCTATTTGCATATACGGGAGGGGAACATCAAATGTTTTGACTTTGAGCGGAGCGTCAGCAGAGTCAACCACTTTTGGAGAAATCTTTTCCCCACTCTGCCTGCGGAAACTGGCCAATCCAACATGTTGTCTCTTATCTCATGCACAGATCTTTTAACTTGCAGCAATGACTGACATAAACTCTTTTGAGTTGTTTTGTACCTCGGTTTACCTCGATACTGGCAAGCAACCCATGAGCAAATCTGACAGCAGCAAAAACTTATTCGAACACTCTTAGAGCCAACGTGGCTCTGCAGGCAGAACATGTGCTGTGATGGGTATTTCAGTTTTGAACCTTGGTGAGCTCTCTGAGACGATTCTTGGCTGCAGAAGAATCCTCCTGCTCTGCTGCCAGCTGCTTCTCTCTCTCCTCCAGCTGCTTCTTCAATATGGCGACAGGATCTCCCTTTTGAGAGGCCTGAAAACACCaaaatgcacagaaaaaaaGTACATACCTGTTTTACGTTTCatcatttttttcccccaatcACTGACTGCTGTTTCATACCATGTGCCAGGAATCATGAATGATGCCGACTTTCTCAGAGAGGATCTCAATGAGCCTGTGTGCCTCTCCCTCACTGAACATCATGCTGCTGATGGTGGAAACCAGAGCTTTATAGGGTAGGTGCAGCGGAGCGTCAGCAGTGTCAACcaccgctgctgctgctggggaGGCATGAACATATATGAGAGATAATAATGAAAcgatttattatttaaaacaagtcagtcagtcattttctaccgcttattccatagtgggtcgcgggggagctggtgcctatctccagcagtctatggacgagAGGCGGTgttacaccctgaacaggtcgccagtccatcgcagggcaacacataaacaacaaagcacacactcattcatacacctaagggcaatttagagagaccatttaacctaacaggcatgtctttggactgggaggaagccggagtacccggtgagaacccatgcatgcacagggagaacatgcaaagtccatgcagaaagacccccggccgggaatcgaaaccaggaccttcttgctgcaaggcaacagtgctaccaactgcgccaccgtgcaacctatttaaaacaaatcctagcattttgaaagtttcaggcTTTCCTAGAGATGACTACACGTCAACGCCgctttaggaaaaaaaacaaagttgagACTTGTCCTTCGAGTCTGCTGCACCGGGCAGTTTCAGATGGCAAAATGCACGGTCATTGTGGCACCAGCCGGAGACGTGTCTCAGGGAAAGGAGAAGGTCAGCCCCTCCTCTCTGCTCATTGTCAGAGGCACTGAAAAGCTTTGTAAGCTAACCAAACAGGCCCAACAGTGTTTGGACAAGCTGCTGTGCTCTAGGCCCCTCAGAGCAGAGTGCCAGACGTTACCCACCACTGGCCCTTGGCACTATGGGTACAGAGCTGGAAGATCATCACTACTGACAGGTTGTTTCTTCCTGAGACTGCACAATTATGTACCCCAATTATGCAAGCATGCCTTATCTCTCCATTTAACAGCGCAAAATGCATATTAACCAGTGTTGTGGCTAATGTAGTTCCTGGCTTCTTGACCGTTTCCTGCACTTCAATGGAGAAGGCTAAGTTGTTGTGTGTTAGCGCTAA
This genomic stretch from Girardinichthys multiradiatus isolate DD_20200921_A chromosome 22, DD_fGirMul_XY1, whole genome shotgun sequence harbors:
- the rrbp1a gene encoding ribosome-binding protein 1a isoform X2, whose product is MDIYDPQTLGIVVFGGFMVISAIGIALVSTFSMKETSYEEALAKQRRELGKTQSVRSEKKKKDKVAEKKSRGKKKEEKPNGKIPEQEKAEEVADSEAEVANEPAAAPAVSAIPAPEPAPVVEVKPSAAPVAAETQPKAAAEPSSAAEPSSAAEPLPVPSPKEKKKKKVAKVEPASTQPAPVVSTPTPVKSLAATSTTQPLLSVQTKAVISSSAPASSKPAPASTKAPAAPASTKSAPAPAPAPTSAKSTNAQAKSSPAPNKSTPTPNRSASAPAKSTPAPSKAAPVLEAVTKDVPVMAVPPVGSRQVSAAPTKAQEPKKKASKKKSEPAAAVVDTADAPLHLPYKALVSTISSMMFSEGEAHRLIEILSEKVGIIHDSWHMASQKGDPVAILKKQLEEREKQLAAEQEDSSAAKNRLRELTKELSVEKSKVASVETRLSSQLSKREQEMIALQARMQASYQDHVAQTQRLNAKILSLQDQLEKGPNAQLARLQQENSILRDALNQATSQAESKQNAELAKLRQECAKLTKELGEKTESLLADEQVRKVLESKLSAAEKQLSLLQESRAESEQALQKRLEEVSEELRTTQSRNGSLQATLEQTQQDSGALSGYQVRIERLEAEVKERSAQVDTLTVQLEETQVEKNQLTQQVVSINSLLDASQNKQDDDRKQQADPAELEHLKLSLQEKDRQLSALHEEVKQLQIKQEAAENTISELKQKNKSEDATLVSSLQEELKNLKEEMVQVKNLKSDSSAELAQLQNSLSETESLVASLQEELREAKAATDANAAAQLAALQSETKETLQSLFPQIPVETKQSNWLKVFTQKAQEVLSQQSQDTASAEKLKESEANYSSLQADCDQYRTVLAETEAMLKHLQQSVEEEELVWKSKMGNSEEQLKEALQKVSKLEAESQSVEQLKEQIMLLEAQLEKQSDNPMTSEDVEQLKLQLSDCQNQLDLAQKEVQAHKEELQQVRAQLGEITTRTRGEQNGPAEAEPSQVQNEMNQTMEKLHGEETQRQQLSEEFTQAQKTVGDLQAQLDLLKVSSDAPQSDTEDVAQLKERLEKEKKLSKDLGQAATKLQQLLKATQEQLTKERETVRTLQEHLEVKGEFVELKEGTSV
- the rrbp1a gene encoding ribosome-binding protein 1a isoform X3 — encoded protein: MDIYDPQTLGIVVFGGFMVISAIGIALVSTFSMKETSYEEALAKQRRELGKTQSVRSEKKKKDKVAEKKSRGKKKEEKPNGKIPEQEKAEEVADSEAEVANEPAAAPAVSAIPAPEPAPVVEVKPSAAPVAAETQPKAAAEPSSAAEPSSAAEPLPVPSPKEKKKKKVAKVEPASTQPAPVVSTPTPVKSLAATSTTQPLLSVQTKAVISSSAPASSKPAPASTKAPAAPASTKSAPAPAPAPTSAKSTNAQAKSSPAPNKSTPTPNRSASAPAKSTPAPSKAAPVLEAVTKDVPVMAVPPVGSRQVSAAPTKAQEPKKKASKKKSEPAAAAVVDTADAPLHLPYKALVSTISSMMFSEGEAHRLIEILSEKVGIIHDSWHMASQKGDPVAILKKQLEEREKQLAAEQEDSSAAKNRLRELTKELSVEKSKVASVETRLSSQLSKREQEMIALQARMQASYQDHVAQTQRLNAKILSLQDQLEKGPNAQLARLQQENSILRDALNQATSQAESKQNAELAKLRQECAKLTKELGEKTESLLADEQVRKVLESKLSAAEKQLSLLQESRAESEQALQKRLEEVSEELRTTQSRNGSLQATLEQTQQDSGALSGYQVRIERLEAEVKERSAQVDTLTVQLEETQVEKNQLTQQVVSINSLLDASQNKQDDDRKQADPAELEHLKLSLQEKDRQLSALHEEVKQLQIKQEAAENTISELKQKNKSEDATLVSSLQEELKNLKEEMVQVKNLKSDSSAELAQLQNSLSETESLVASLQEELREAKAATDANAAAQLAALQSETKETLQSLFPQIPVETKQSNWLKVFTQKAQEVLSQQSQDTASAEKLKESEANYSSLQADCDQYRTVLAETEAMLKHLQQSVEEEELVWKSKMGNSEEQLKEALQKVSKLEAESQSVEQLKEQIMLLEAQLEKQSDNPMTSEDVEQLKLQLSDCQNQLDLAQKEVQAHKEELQQVRAQLGEITTRTRGEQNGPAEAEPSQVQNEMNQTMEKLHGEETQRQQLSEEFTQAQKTVGDLQAQLDLLKVSSDAPQSDTEDVAQLKERLEKEKKLSKDLGQAATKLQQLLKATQEQLTKERETVRTLQEHLEVKGEFVELKEGTSV
- the rrbp1a gene encoding ribosome-binding protein 1a isoform X4, which codes for MDIYDPQTLGIVVFGGFMVISAIGIALVSTFSMKETSYEEALAKQRRELGKTQSVRSEKKKKDKVAEKKSRGKKKEEKPNGKIPEQEKAEEVADSEAEVANEPAAAPAVSAIPAPEPAPVVEVKPSAAPVAAETQPKAAAEPSSAAEPSSAAEPLPVPSPKEKKKKKVAKVEPASTQPAPVVSTPTPVKSLAATSTTQPLLSVQTKAVISSSAPASSKPAPASTKAPAAPASTKSAPAPAPAPTSAKSTNAQAKSSPAPNKSTPTPNRSASAPAKSTPAPSKAAPVLEAVTKDVPVMAVPPVGSRQVSAAPTKAQEPKKKASKKKSEPAAAAVVDTADAPLHLPYKALVSTISSMMFSEGEAHRLIEILSEKVGIIHDSWHMASQKGDPVAILKKQLEEREKQLAAEQEDSSAAKNRLRELTKELSVEKSKVASVETRLSSQLSKREQEMIALQARMQASYQDHVAQTQRLNAKILSLQDQLEKGPNAQLARLQQENSILRDALNQATSQAESKQNAELAKLRQECAKLTKELGEKTESLLADEQVRKVLESKLSAAEKQLSLLQESRAESEQALQKRLEEVSEELRTTQSRNGSLQATLEQTQQDSGALSGYQVRIERLEAEVKERSAQVDTLTVQLEETQVEKNQLTQQVVSINSLLDASQNKQDDDRKQQADPAELEHLKLSLQEKDRQLSALHEEVKQLQIKQEAAENTISELKQKNKSEDATLVSSLQEELKNLKEEMVQVKNLKSDSSAELAQLQNSLSETESLVASLQEELREAKAATDANAAAQLAALQSETKETLQSLFPQIPVETKQSNWLKVFTQKAQEVLSQQSQDTASAEKLKESEANYSSLQADCDQYRTVLAETEAMLKHLQQSVEEEELVWKSKMGNSEEQLKEALQKVSKLEAESQSVEQLKEQIMLLEAQLEKQSDNPMTSEDVEQLKLQLSDCQNQLDLAQKEVQAHKEELQQVQNEMNQTMEKLHGEETQRQQLSEEFTQAQKTVGDLQAQLDLLKVSSDAPQSDTEDVAQLKERLEKEKKLSKDLGQAATKLQQLLKATQEQLTKERETVRTLQEHLEVKGEFVELKEGTSV
- the rrbp1a gene encoding ribosome-binding protein 1a isoform X1, producing MDIYDPQTLGIVVFGGFMVISAIGIALVSTFSMKETSYEEALAKQRRELGKTQSVRSEKKKKDKVAEKKSRGKKKEEKPNGKIPEQEKAEEVADSEAEVANEPAAAPAVSAIPAPEPAPVVEVKPSAAPVAAETQPKAAAEPSSAAEPSSAAEPLPVPSPKEKKKKKVAKVEPASTQPAPVVSTPTPVKSLAATSTTQPLLSVQTKAVISSSAPASSKPAPASTKAPAAPASTKSAPAPAPAPTSAKSTNAQAKSSPAPNKSTPTPNRSASAPAKSTPAPSKAAPVLEAVTKDVPVMAVPPVGSRQVSAAPTKAQEPKKKASKKKSEPAAAAVVDTADAPLHLPYKALVSTISSMMFSEGEAHRLIEILSEKVGIIHDSWHMASQKGDPVAILKKQLEEREKQLAAEQEDSSAAKNRLRELTKELSVEKSKVASVETRLSSQLSKREQEMIALQARMQASYQDHVAQTQRLNAKILSLQDQLEKGPNAQLARLQQENSILRDALNQATSQAESKQNAELAKLRQECAKLTKELGEKTESLLADEQVRKVLESKLSAAEKQLSLLQESRAESEQALQKRLEEVSEELRTTQSRNGSLQATLEQTQQDSGALSGYQVRIERLEAEVKERSAQVDTLTVQLEETQVEKNQLTQQVVSINSLLDASQNKQDDDRKQQADPAELEHLKLSLQEKDRQLSALHEEVKQLQIKQEAAENTISELKQKNKSEDATLVSSLQEELKNLKEEMVQVKNLKSDSSAELAQLQNSLSETESLVASLQEELREAKAATDANAAAQLAALQSETKETLQSLFPQIPVETKQSNWLKVFTQKAQEVLSQQSQDTASAEKLKESEANYSSLQADCDQYRTVLAETEAMLKHLQQSVEEEELVWKSKMGNSEEQLKEALQKVSKLEAESQSVEQLKEQIMLLEAQLEKQSDNPMTSEDVEQLKLQLSDCQNQLDLAQKEVQAHKEELQQVRAQLGEITTRTRGEQNGPAEAEPSQVQNEMNQTMEKLHGEETQRQQLSEEFTQAQKTVGDLQAQLDLLKVSSDAPQSDTEDVAQLKERLEKEKKLSKDLGQAATKLQQLLKATQEQLTKERETVRTLQEHLEVKGEFVELKEGTSV